One segment of Trachemys scripta elegans isolate TJP31775 chromosome 1, CAS_Tse_1.0, whole genome shotgun sequence DNA contains the following:
- the CBLL1 gene encoding E3 ubiquitin-protein ligase Hakai isoform X3, which translates to MNRMPSKAQAGDEEEFDYNEEERYECKGADMFGNPRRFPGHIFWDFKINFLGEKDDTPVHFCDKCGLPIKLYGRMIPCKHVFCYDCAILHEKKGDKMCPGCNDPVQRIEQCVRGSLFMCSIVQGCKRTYLSQRDLQAHINHRHMRAGKPVTRPPLEPVHPPIAPPPAEIPERFIMPPDKHHMSHIPPKQHLMMPPPPLQHVQHEHYNQPHEDIRAPPAEMSMAPPPPRSVSQDTFRISTRKHSNLITVPIQDDSNSGAREPPPPAPAPAHHHPEYQGQPVVSHPHHIMPPQQHYAPPPPPPPPISHPMQHPPQGAGTPHMVYSQAPPPPMTSAPPPITPPPGHIIAQMPPYMNHPPPGPPPPQHGGPPVNVNAPPPHHYNPNSLPQFSEDQGTLSPPFTQPGGMSPGMWPAPRGPPPPPRMQGPPSQAPLPGPHHPDQTRYRPYYQ; encoded by the exons ATGAACAGGATGCCTTCAAAGGCACAGGCTGGTGATGAAG AAGAATTTGATTATAATGAAGAGGAGCGGTATGAGTGCAAAGGAGCTGACATGTTTGGGAATCCAAGAAGATTCCCTGGACACATATTTTGGGACTTTAAG ATAAACTTTCTCGGAGAAAAGGATGATACCCCAGTCCATTTCTGTGACAAGTGTGGATTGCCTATCAAATTGTATGGGCGCATG ATACCTTGCAAGCATGTTTTCTGCTATGACTGTGCTATATTACATGAGAAGAAGGGTGACAAGATGTGCCCAGG cTGTAATGATCCCGTGCAGCGAATTGAGCAATGTGTGCGAGGGTCTCTCTTCATGTGTAGCATTGTTCAAGGGTGCAAGAGAACATATTTGTCTCAGAGAGACTTACAGGCTCACATCAACCATCGTCATATGAGAGCTGGAAAACCTGTTACCCGTCCTCCACTTGAACCTGTTCATCCTCCTattgccccacctcctgctgaAATTCCTGAGCGTTTCATAATGCCACCTGATAAGCATCATATGAGCCATATTCCACCAAAGCAGCACCTCATGATGCCACCACCTCCTTTACAGCATGTGCAACACGAGCATTATAACCAACCACACGAGGACATTCGTGCACCCCCAGCAGAGATGTCAATGGCTCCACCACCACCACGCTCGGTCAGTCAGGATACGTTTCGTATTTCCACGAGAAAGCACAGCAATTTAATAACTGTCCCTATTCAGGATGATTCAAATTCAGGTGCTCGAGAACCACCTCcaccagccccagcacctgctcaTCATCATCCTGAATATCAGGGTCAACCAGTGGTATCCCATCCTCATCATATTATGCCTCCACAGCAACATTATGCACCacccccgccaccaccaccaccaataagCCATCCAATGCAACATCCTCCCCAGGGAGCAGGTACTCCTCATATGGTTTATAGCCAAGCTCCACCACCACCGATGACCTCTGCTCCACCACCAATAACCCCTCCCCCTGGACACATAATTGCCCAAATGCCACCATATATGAATCACCCTCCTCCAGGACCTCCCCCTCCTCAACATGGTGGCCCACCAGTAAATGTaaatgcaccccctccccatcactATAATCCTAACTCTTTGCCGCAGTTCAGTGAAGATCAAGGAACTCTCAGCCCTCCTTTTACACAGCCTGGGGGAATGAGTCCAGGGATGTGGCCAGCTCCAAGAGGgcctcctccacccccaagaaTGCAAGGCCCACCTTCTCAAGCCCCACTTCCTGGACCACATCACCCAGATCAAACCAGATATAGACCATACTACCAATGA
- the CBLL1 gene encoding E3 ubiquitin-protein ligase Hakai isoform X4 → MKINFLGEKDDTPVHFCDKCGLPIKLYGRMIPCKHVFCYDCAILHEKKGDKMCPGCNDPVQRIEQCVRGSLFMCSIVQGCKRTYLSQRDLQAHINHRHMRAGKPVTRPPLEPVHPPIAPPPAEIPERFIMPPDKHHMSHIPPKQHLMMPPPPLQHVQHEHYNQPHEDIRAPPAEMSMAPPPPRSVSQDTFRISTRKHSNLITVPIQDDSNSGAREPPPPAPAPAHHHPEYQGQPVVSHPHHIMPPQQHYAPPPPPPPPISHPMQHPPQGAGTPHMVYSQAPPPPMTSAPPPITPPPGHIIAQMPPYMNHPPPGPPPPQHGGPPVNVNAPPPHHYNPNSLPQFSEDQGTLSPPFTQPGGMSPGMWPAPRGPPPPPRMQGPPSQAPLPGPHHPDQTRYRPYYQ, encoded by the exons ATGAAG ATAAACTTTCTCGGAGAAAAGGATGATACCCCAGTCCATTTCTGTGACAAGTGTGGATTGCCTATCAAATTGTATGGGCGCATG ATACCTTGCAAGCATGTTTTCTGCTATGACTGTGCTATATTACATGAGAAGAAGGGTGACAAGATGTGCCCAGG cTGTAATGATCCCGTGCAGCGAATTGAGCAATGTGTGCGAGGGTCTCTCTTCATGTGTAGCATTGTTCAAGGGTGCAAGAGAACATATTTGTCTCAGAGAGACTTACAGGCTCACATCAACCATCGTCATATGAGAGCTGGAAAACCTGTTACCCGTCCTCCACTTGAACCTGTTCATCCTCCTattgccccacctcctgctgaAATTCCTGAGCGTTTCATAATGCCACCTGATAAGCATCATATGAGCCATATTCCACCAAAGCAGCACCTCATGATGCCACCACCTCCTTTACAGCATGTGCAACACGAGCATTATAACCAACCACACGAGGACATTCGTGCACCCCCAGCAGAGATGTCAATGGCTCCACCACCACCACGCTCGGTCAGTCAGGATACGTTTCGTATTTCCACGAGAAAGCACAGCAATTTAATAACTGTCCCTATTCAGGATGATTCAAATTCAGGTGCTCGAGAACCACCTCcaccagccccagcacctgctcaTCATCATCCTGAATATCAGGGTCAACCAGTGGTATCCCATCCTCATCATATTATGCCTCCACAGCAACATTATGCACCacccccgccaccaccaccaccaataagCCATCCAATGCAACATCCTCCCCAGGGAGCAGGTACTCCTCATATGGTTTATAGCCAAGCTCCACCACCACCGATGACCTCTGCTCCACCACCAATAACCCCTCCCCCTGGACACATAATTGCCCAAATGCCACCATATATGAATCACCCTCCTCCAGGACCTCCCCCTCCTCAACATGGTGGCCCACCAGTAAATGTaaatgcaccccctccccatcactATAATCCTAACTCTTTGCCGCAGTTCAGTGAAGATCAAGGAACTCTCAGCCCTCCTTTTACACAGCCTGGGGGAATGAGTCCAGGGATGTGGCCAGCTCCAAGAGGgcctcctccacccccaagaaTGCAAGGCCCACCTTCTCAAGCCCCACTTCCTGGACCACATCACCCAGATCAAACCAGATATAGACCATACTACCAATGA
- the CBLL1 gene encoding E3 ubiquitin-protein ligase Hakai isoform X2: MDHNDNDLQGTNSSGSLGGLDVRRRIPIKLISKQPNKTKPAPRAPRIMNRMPSKAQAGDEEFDYNEEERYECKGADMFGNPRRFPGHIFWDFKINFLGEKDDTPVHFCDKCGLPIKLYGRMIPCKHVFCYDCAILHEKKGDKMCPGCNDPVQRIEQCVRGSLFMCSIVQGCKRTYLSQRDLQAHINHRHMRAGKPVTRPPLEPVHPPIAPPPAEIPERFIMPPDKHHMSHIPPKQHLMMPPPPLQHVQHEHYNQPHEDIRAPPAEMSMAPPPPRSVSQDTFRISTRKHSNLITVPIQDDSNSGAREPPPPAPAPAHHHPEYQGQPVVSHPHHIMPPQQHYAPPPPPPPPISHPMQHPPQGAGTPHMVYSQAPPPPMTSAPPPITPPPGHIIAQMPPYMNHPPPGPPPPQHGGPPVNVNAPPPHHYNPNSLPQFSEDQGTLSPPFTQPGGMSPGMWPAPRGPPPPPRMQGPPSQAPLPGPHHPDQTRYRPYYQ; encoded by the exons ATGGACCACAATg ACAATGATTTGCAAGGCACTAATAGTTCTGGATCGTTGGGTGGTCTTGATGTTCGCAGACGAATCCCTATAAAGCTCATCTCCAAACAGCCTAACAAAACCAAACCTGCACCACGCGCTCCAAGAATTATGAACAGGATGCCTTCAAAGGCACAGGCTGGTGATGAAG AATTTGATTATAATGAAGAGGAGCGGTATGAGTGCAAAGGAGCTGACATGTTTGGGAATCCAAGAAGATTCCCTGGACACATATTTTGGGACTTTAAG ATAAACTTTCTCGGAGAAAAGGATGATACCCCAGTCCATTTCTGTGACAAGTGTGGATTGCCTATCAAATTGTATGGGCGCATG ATACCTTGCAAGCATGTTTTCTGCTATGACTGTGCTATATTACATGAGAAGAAGGGTGACAAGATGTGCCCAGG cTGTAATGATCCCGTGCAGCGAATTGAGCAATGTGTGCGAGGGTCTCTCTTCATGTGTAGCATTGTTCAAGGGTGCAAGAGAACATATTTGTCTCAGAGAGACTTACAGGCTCACATCAACCATCGTCATATGAGAGCTGGAAAACCTGTTACCCGTCCTCCACTTGAACCTGTTCATCCTCCTattgccccacctcctgctgaAATTCCTGAGCGTTTCATAATGCCACCTGATAAGCATCATATGAGCCATATTCCACCAAAGCAGCACCTCATGATGCCACCACCTCCTTTACAGCATGTGCAACACGAGCATTATAACCAACCACACGAGGACATTCGTGCACCCCCAGCAGAGATGTCAATGGCTCCACCACCACCACGCTCGGTCAGTCAGGATACGTTTCGTATTTCCACGAGAAAGCACAGCAATTTAATAACTGTCCCTATTCAGGATGATTCAAATTCAGGTGCTCGAGAACCACCTCcaccagccccagcacctgctcaTCATCATCCTGAATATCAGGGTCAACCAGTGGTATCCCATCCTCATCATATTATGCCTCCACAGCAACATTATGCACCacccccgccaccaccaccaccaataagCCATCCAATGCAACATCCTCCCCAGGGAGCAGGTACTCCTCATATGGTTTATAGCCAAGCTCCACCACCACCGATGACCTCTGCTCCACCACCAATAACCCCTCCCCCTGGACACATAATTGCCCAAATGCCACCATATATGAATCACCCTCCTCCAGGACCTCCCCCTCCTCAACATGGTGGCCCACCAGTAAATGTaaatgcaccccctccccatcactATAATCCTAACTCTTTGCCGCAGTTCAGTGAAGATCAAGGAACTCTCAGCCCTCCTTTTACACAGCCTGGGGGAATGAGTCCAGGGATGTGGCCAGCTCCAAGAGGgcctcctccacccccaagaaTGCAAGGCCCACCTTCTCAAGCCCCACTTCCTGGACCACATCACCCAGATCAAACCAGATATAGACCATACTACCAATGA
- the CBLL1 gene encoding E3 ubiquitin-protein ligase Hakai isoform X1: MDHNDNDLQGTNSSGSLGGLDVRRRIPIKLISKQPNKTKPAPRAPRIMNRMPSKAQAGDEEEFDYNEEERYECKGADMFGNPRRFPGHIFWDFKINFLGEKDDTPVHFCDKCGLPIKLYGRMIPCKHVFCYDCAILHEKKGDKMCPGCNDPVQRIEQCVRGSLFMCSIVQGCKRTYLSQRDLQAHINHRHMRAGKPVTRPPLEPVHPPIAPPPAEIPERFIMPPDKHHMSHIPPKQHLMMPPPPLQHVQHEHYNQPHEDIRAPPAEMSMAPPPPRSVSQDTFRISTRKHSNLITVPIQDDSNSGAREPPPPAPAPAHHHPEYQGQPVVSHPHHIMPPQQHYAPPPPPPPPISHPMQHPPQGAGTPHMVYSQAPPPPMTSAPPPITPPPGHIIAQMPPYMNHPPPGPPPPQHGGPPVNVNAPPPHHYNPNSLPQFSEDQGTLSPPFTQPGGMSPGMWPAPRGPPPPPRMQGPPSQAPLPGPHHPDQTRYRPYYQ; encoded by the exons ATGGACCACAATg ACAATGATTTGCAAGGCACTAATAGTTCTGGATCGTTGGGTGGTCTTGATGTTCGCAGACGAATCCCTATAAAGCTCATCTCCAAACAGCCTAACAAAACCAAACCTGCACCACGCGCTCCAAGAATTATGAACAGGATGCCTTCAAAGGCACAGGCTGGTGATGAAG AAGAATTTGATTATAATGAAGAGGAGCGGTATGAGTGCAAAGGAGCTGACATGTTTGGGAATCCAAGAAGATTCCCTGGACACATATTTTGGGACTTTAAG ATAAACTTTCTCGGAGAAAAGGATGATACCCCAGTCCATTTCTGTGACAAGTGTGGATTGCCTATCAAATTGTATGGGCGCATG ATACCTTGCAAGCATGTTTTCTGCTATGACTGTGCTATATTACATGAGAAGAAGGGTGACAAGATGTGCCCAGG cTGTAATGATCCCGTGCAGCGAATTGAGCAATGTGTGCGAGGGTCTCTCTTCATGTGTAGCATTGTTCAAGGGTGCAAGAGAACATATTTGTCTCAGAGAGACTTACAGGCTCACATCAACCATCGTCATATGAGAGCTGGAAAACCTGTTACCCGTCCTCCACTTGAACCTGTTCATCCTCCTattgccccacctcctgctgaAATTCCTGAGCGTTTCATAATGCCACCTGATAAGCATCATATGAGCCATATTCCACCAAAGCAGCACCTCATGATGCCACCACCTCCTTTACAGCATGTGCAACACGAGCATTATAACCAACCACACGAGGACATTCGTGCACCCCCAGCAGAGATGTCAATGGCTCCACCACCACCACGCTCGGTCAGTCAGGATACGTTTCGTATTTCCACGAGAAAGCACAGCAATTTAATAACTGTCCCTATTCAGGATGATTCAAATTCAGGTGCTCGAGAACCACCTCcaccagccccagcacctgctcaTCATCATCCTGAATATCAGGGTCAACCAGTGGTATCCCATCCTCATCATATTATGCCTCCACAGCAACATTATGCACCacccccgccaccaccaccaccaataagCCATCCAATGCAACATCCTCCCCAGGGAGCAGGTACTCCTCATATGGTTTATAGCCAAGCTCCACCACCACCGATGACCTCTGCTCCACCACCAATAACCCCTCCCCCTGGACACATAATTGCCCAAATGCCACCATATATGAATCACCCTCCTCCAGGACCTCCCCCTCCTCAACATGGTGGCCCACCAGTAAATGTaaatgcaccccctccccatcactATAATCCTAACTCTTTGCCGCAGTTCAGTGAAGATCAAGGAACTCTCAGCCCTCCTTTTACACAGCCTGGGGGAATGAGTCCAGGGATGTGGCCAGCTCCAAGAGGgcctcctccacccccaagaaTGCAAGGCCCACCTTCTCAAGCCCCACTTCCTGGACCACATCACCCAGATCAAACCAGATATAGACCATACTACCAATGA